tattattatttttatattatatttagatattgcagatagattgtagcttccatcaatgtaattgtctacatcatttccaatcccccatatgtttttgtaaatatatatatacatacatacacacccaaatatatataaatatatatacataaatgtgtgtgtgtatatatatacatacatatcttttaaaatgacattttcctttattatttcccgcaaaccctaccacccctctcctaattggagtaaactaagaAACAagaacacttaggcttctacatCCAGCTTGTACATACTTTAAGCATATTTTTACAATGACCATGCCCTGAATTGGTCTGACTGTGGTACCTTTTTCACACTAACAAGCCAACCTGAACAAAACCACTCAGTAGAGCTTGGTTTGGCTCAGCTCAGTTCAACTTAGTAATATGAGAAGCCCTTGATAGGCTTGATCTGGTGTCTAACATAAACCATataccctgtcctcctctccagaTGTATCAATCCAGCCCTGGCGGTCACTCGTCATGTAGCAGTGAGCCATCGCCACTTGGCAGTGCCCACAACAATGACAGTGGAGTAGAGATGGCCCTGCACAGTGGGGGAAGCTTTGGGGAGCTGAGTGCACTGGATGACGCTCCCATGGTGgactcctccaccctctcccatGGCAACTCAGCAGGGGTGGGGCTTGGGCTCCGTAAAGGGGGAGGAGTCACCATCAAGCTGGAGAACATCAAGAAGGAGAGGCTGAAGAATGTGAGGGATTCGTGTCCCTGGGCCAACTCTGGTCCACAGATCCGGAACACCAACACCAAGCTGCCTCCTATTCCTGCTGTTGGTAAGAGTTTTATATAGAGTTTTTGATAACTGTTGTTAAGAACTGTCATAATGCTGAAAGTTTAATAAACGATGACAAGGAAGAAAAAtattatcttataaaaaaattctcgctagggcctcccgagtggcacagcggtctaaagcactgcatcacagtgcttgaggcatcactacagatccagAATCctgggctgtgtcacagccggccatgACTGGGAGAGCCAtgaggcgacacacaattggcacAGGGCCGtcgaggttaggggagggtttggccggccgggatgtccttgtcccatcgcgctctagtgactcctgttgcgggccgggcgcatgcacgctgacatggtgGCCAGTTGTAcggcgtttcctccgacacattggggcggctggcttccgggttaagtgaacagtgtgttaagaagcagtgtgtgtttcagaggatgcatggctctcgattttcgcctctcccaagtctgcATGGGaattgcagcaatgggacaagaccgtaactaccaattggatatcacaaaattggggagaaaaaggggtacaaATGACCAAATAacaaactttatttttttttgcgTTCATCCACATTCGGAGAGATGGAGTTGCGAGGAATTTGTGAAGCAGCCTTAGATACCAAGAAAGGTGTTTTGCCCTATATGTTCTAATGTAGTTCCTCTTGTTGGTTCCTCAGGTTCCCTTCTGGAGAACTCCAATATGATCGCTTCACCCGGGCCCTACCCTGGTCAGTGTCTTGGTGACCTGTCATCATGCGAGGTGACCATGCTAAACCAGCTGAATGAGCAGGGCCGCCGGTACAGCAACACCAGCACTGCCAGTTCAGCCTACACCAGCCGCCGCTCCTCAGGCATCTCTCCCTGCTACTCCAGTCGCCGCTCTTCCGAAGCTTCGCAGTTCAGCAACCGCCACAACAACATCAGTTCAGCCGACTCCTACGAccccatctccacagacctgTCCCGGAGATCCAGCGAGGCCAGCCAGTGTGGAGGGGGTGGTGGAAACGGCCCTAGTTTGCTCAGCCTCACCCCGGCTCAGCACTACCATCTTAAGGCCAAGTATGCTGCCGCAACCGGGGGAGCTCCACCCACACCTCTGCCCAACATGGAGCGCATGAGCCTCAGGACCAGGATGGCCCTGTACGGGGACCACTCCCAGGAGAGGGAGAGCTCCTCCAATTCCAACCTGTTCCAGCCCCCTGCTGGAGCAGTGCCCAGACGCTGCAGTGACATTGGCTACAGTAACTATAGTATGATGCCCCACGAGGTCCCTGGTAACCTGCCACGGAGAGCCAGCGATCCCGTCCGTAGACCTACCTTGGACCCACTGTCCCTGCCCAGGGTCCAGCGCTACAACAGCATGAACAGTATGAACCCCAACTCCATGatgcctcctccctctactgatCGCCGGGGCCTGGCCATGCAGGGCTACACACGATCCGACGGAAGTCTGCACCGCCACCCTTTCGCCCCGCGGCCCCCCAGCATCTCAGAGAATGTGGTGATGGAGACCATGGCTGTGGACGGGCTGGACCATGCAGGGGACGAGGACATGGTGCTGCCTGATGATGTCGTACAGTATCTCAGGTCTCAGAACACTGGCGCCGGCCAATCAGCAGGCCCCGTCGACTACACCAACAGCCAATCGCACGGCTTCCAGGTCCAAGGGAATATGACCTCCTCCCAGCAGCCCCAGCAGCAGTTCTATGGGCAAAGGAGGATGGCCATGGTGGATACCAACATGCCCCTGTCTGAGTCAGGCCAGGCCCCCCTAACGCTCTACAAGATGAGCCCTGGTTCTGGATCACAGCAACAGCAGTACCCAACCTCACCCCGTatgaacaacaaaaacaacatgcCAGTGCAGTGGAATGAGGTAAGCTCAGGGACTATGGACGCCACAGGCACCCCAAGACTCACAAAGCAGAACCTCCTCAGAAACAACAACCTGGCAGTGGTTCAGCAGAGACAGAACTGTGGGCCTTTCCAGGGTAGTATGGGCAGTAACAGTAACCAGCAGGTGATGCCTATGAGCCAGAACATGGAGCTACAAGGCTACACTCAAAGAAGCAACGCCCAAAGGATCAACTCTGTCCAACAGCAACAGAGGCAGCCATGCAGCATGAATTATACTGAGCAGATGAGTCCCCAGCAGGGATACGGCCAAGACATTGTCCCCATCCCTAACTCTGGATCTGGGAATGGCAGCCTACGACCCAACAACAACGGCATGGCACTGCCCAATGGCAGAGTAATGGCAACACATAATCCAGATATTCAAAACTACAGATCAAGGACTCAGGTTGAAAGCTATCCCCCTCACATGAATCAGGTTGAGCAGCTGAACTACAGTAGTACGCCTCAGCAGCAAGCCGTCCATACTGGGACCAGAGATGGGATGCAGCCCAGGCTTCCCATGGAGACCAAGTCTATGTCCAGACAACATGTAAGATCCAGCAGTACGATGCAGAACCGTTTCCTTCAGTCTGACTTCAATCACAACACCTCTGAGGCCAGTCCAAAGAAGCCAGGCCGCACCGCAGCACATAACGTCGGACAAAAGGGAAACTCCAACTCTAACGCTCCAATGTTATACACTGGCCAGATACACATGTTCGAGTCCAACAACAACCCGAGTTTCGACTCCCCCATGTCCCCCTGCGCACCCCAGGCACTGGTAGGCACTGCCGTTACCATGGCATCCCCAGGGGTCAACCAGGTCACCAGCACCGTGGACTCCTCTGGTGTGGAGCACGCCCAGATTGACTTTGATGCCATGTTGGATGATGGTGACCACTCCAGCCTGATGTCGGGGACCCT
This sequence is a window from Oncorhynchus gorbuscha isolate QuinsamMale2020 ecotype Even-year linkage group LG01, OgorEven_v1.0, whole genome shotgun sequence. Protein-coding genes within it:
- the LOC124047576 gene encoding zinc finger protein GLI2-like isoform X1; the encoded protein is MSCAFLCKNSKVDSDSLLSTMETSALTATEKKEHTGSGLDGGSFSDLPKKPSPTTVTRGPHHLFPTFHTPIPIDMRHHEGRYHYEPHPLHTMHGPQGLASSPVISDCISLIRLSPQAAGTGESPFSPPHPYINHHMEHYLRSMHSSPTLSMISAARGLSPAEVTHEHLKERGLFSLPPPPPGANPTQYYHLMASGRSTYGDLLLQTGAAAAAAAAAAHLPDYISPVDVSRFSSPRLTPRLNRKRALSISPLSDASIDLQTMIRTSPNSLVAYINNSRSSSAASSSYGHLSVSGISPSFTFPHSINPMAYQQLFNQQRGLSAFGHTPPLIQPSPSFAARQHAHAIAASALNTAHNTSSSESNQNAGSDPAVSSTVNPMITKRHKVKTEAEGPRSISPCSQEHVLDLSEERDKDEWKQEPEAVYETNCHWDGCTKEYDTQDQLVHHINNDHIHGEKKEFVCHWDECSREQKPFKAQYMLVVHMRRHTGEKPHKCTFEGCCKAYSRLENLKTHLRSHTGEKPYVCEHEGCNKAFSNASDRAKHQNRTHSNEKPYICKIPGCTKRYTDPSSLRKHVKTVHGPEAHVTKKQRGDVPPRGTPKGNGENEANAKQSDRGIDGKMEANSITRGVEDCLQVKSIKTENSMMYQSSPGGHSSCSSEPSPLGSAHNNDSGVEMALHSGGSFGELSALDDAPMVDSSTLSHGNSAGVGLGLRKGGGVTIKLENIKKERLKNVRDSCPWANSGPQIRNTNTKLPPIPAVGSLLENSNMIASPGPYPGQCLGDLSSCEVTMLNQLNEQGRRYSNTSTASSAYTSRRSSGISPCYSSRRSSEASQFSNRHNNISSADSYDPISTDLSRRSSEASQCGGGGGNGPSLLSLTPAQHYHLKAKYAAATGGAPPTPLPNMERMSLRTRMALYGDHSQERESSSNSNLFQPPAGAVPRRCSDIGYSNYSMMPHEVPGNLPRRASDPVRRPTLDPLSLPRVQRYNSMNSMNPNSMMPPPSTDRRGLAMQGYTRSDGSLHRHPFAPRPPSISENVVMETMAVDGLDHAGDEDMVLPDDVVQYLRSQNTGAGQSAGPVDYTNSQSHGFQVQGNMTSSQQPQQQFYGQRRMAMVDTNMPLSESGQAPLTLYKMSPGSGSQQQQYPTSPRMNNKNNMPVQWNEVSSGTMDATGTPRLTKQNLLRNNNLAVVQQRQNCGPFQGSMGSNSNQQVMPMSQNMELQGYTQRSNAQRINSVQQQQRQPCSMNYTEQMSPQQGYGQDIVPIPNSGSGNGSLRPNNNGMALPNGRVMATHNPDIQNYRSRTQVESYPPHMNQVEQLNYSSTPQQQAVHTGTRDGMQPRLPMETKSMSRQHVRSSSTMQNRFLQSDFNHNTSEASPKKPGRTAAHNVGQKGNSNSNAPMLYTGQIHMFESNNNPSFDSPMSPCAPQALVGTAVTMASPGVNQVTSTVDSSGVEHAQIDFDAMLDDGDHSSLMSGTLSPGLLTSLSQNSSRLTTPRSSVTLASVPAGIGNMAIGDMNSMLTALAEESKFLNMMS
- the LOC124047576 gene encoding zinc finger protein GLI2-like isoform X2 gives rise to the protein METSALTATEKKEHTGSGLDGGSFSDLPKKPSPTTVTRGPHHLFPTFHTPIPIDMRHHEGRYHYEPHPLHTMHGPQGLASSPVISDCISLIRLSPQAAGTGESPFSPPHPYINHHMEHYLRSMHSSPTLSMISAARGLSPAEVTHEHLKERGLFSLPPPPPGANPTQYYHLMASGRSTYGDLLLQTGAAAAAAAAAAHLPDYISPVDVSRFSSPRLTPRLNRKRALSISPLSDASIDLQTMIRTSPNSLVAYINNSRSSSAASSSYGHLSVSGISPSFTFPHSINPMAYQQLFNQQRGLSAFGHTPPLIQPSPSFAARQHAHAIAASALNTAHNTSSSESNQNAGSDPAVSSTVNPMITKRHKVKTEAEGPRSISPCSQEHVLDLSEERDKDEWKQEPEAVYETNCHWDGCTKEYDTQDQLVHHINNDHIHGEKKEFVCHWDECSREQKPFKAQYMLVVHMRRHTGEKPHKCTFEGCCKAYSRLENLKTHLRSHTGEKPYVCEHEGCNKAFSNASDRAKHQNRTHSNEKPYICKIPGCTKRYTDPSSLRKHVKTVHGPEAHVTKKQRGDVPPRGTPKGNGENEANAKQSDRGIDGKMEANSITRGVEDCLQVKSIKTENSMMYQSSPGGHSSCSSEPSPLGSAHNNDSGVEMALHSGGSFGELSALDDAPMVDSSTLSHGNSAGVGLGLRKGGGVTIKLENIKKERLKNVRDSCPWANSGPQIRNTNTKLPPIPAVGSLLENSNMIASPGPYPGQCLGDLSSCEVTMLNQLNEQGRRYSNTSTASSAYTSRRSSGISPCYSSRRSSEASQFSNRHNNISSADSYDPISTDLSRRSSEASQCGGGGGNGPSLLSLTPAQHYHLKAKYAAATGGAPPTPLPNMERMSLRTRMALYGDHSQERESSSNSNLFQPPAGAVPRRCSDIGYSNYSMMPHEVPGNLPRRASDPVRRPTLDPLSLPRVQRYNSMNSMNPNSMMPPPSTDRRGLAMQGYTRSDGSLHRHPFAPRPPSISENVVMETMAVDGLDHAGDEDMVLPDDVVQYLRSQNTGAGQSAGPVDYTNSQSHGFQVQGNMTSSQQPQQQFYGQRRMAMVDTNMPLSESGQAPLTLYKMSPGSGSQQQQYPTSPRMNNKNNMPVQWNEVSSGTMDATGTPRLTKQNLLRNNNLAVVQQRQNCGPFQGSMGSNSNQQVMPMSQNMELQGYTQRSNAQRINSVQQQQRQPCSMNYTEQMSPQQGYGQDIVPIPNSGSGNGSLRPNNNGMALPNGRVMATHNPDIQNYRSRTQVESYPPHMNQVEQLNYSSTPQQQAVHTGTRDGMQPRLPMETKSMSRQHVRSSSTMQNRFLQSDFNHNTSEASPKKPGRTAAHNVGQKGNSNSNAPMLYTGQIHMFESNNNPSFDSPMSPCAPQALVGTAVTMASPGVNQVTSTVDSSGVEHAQIDFDAMLDDGDHSSLMSGTLSPGLLTSLSQNSSRLTTPRSSVTLASVPAGIGNMAIGDMNSMLTALAEESKFLNMMS